One stretch of Dissulfurimicrobium hydrothermale DNA includes these proteins:
- a CDS encoding nitroreductase family protein, whose translation MDRAMSNPVLDAIYSRRSIRQFTDEPVDREAILEIIRAGTWAPSGLNNQPWRFAIVTDRSLKSKFEGLTRYAKVIASAKVLIAVFVDKAAMYSDVKDYQAIGACLQNMLLAAHSLGLGAVWLGEILKNANKARALLELPGNLELMAVVAVGYPLRRNQSSERMGIDQVIVFDR comes from the coding sequence ATGGATAGGGCGATGTCGAACCCTGTGCTGGATGCCATTTATTCGAGGCGGAGCATCAGACAATTTACAGATGAGCCGGTCGATCGTGAGGCGATATTGGAAATAATAAGGGCTGGCACATGGGCGCCCTCTGGGCTTAATAATCAGCCATGGAGATTCGCCATTGTAACGGATCGCAGCCTTAAGTCAAAATTCGAAGGGCTTACGCGTTATGCAAAGGTTATAGCATCTGCAAAGGTGCTCATCGCTGTTTTTGTTGACAAGGCCGCTATGTATAGCGATGTAAAAGATTACCAGGCAATAGGTGCCTGTCTTCAAAATATGTTGCTCGCCGCCCACAGTCTGGGACTCGGCGCCGTATGGCTCGGCGAAATCCTTAAAAACGCCAACAAGGCAAGGGCGCTTCTCGAGCTTCCTGGCAACCTCGAGCTTATGGCCGTTGTGGCCGTCGGGTACCCTTTGAGACGCAACCAGAGTTCCGAAAGAATGGGGATAGACCAGGTAATAGTATTCGACCGCTGA
- the coaBC gene encoding bifunctional phosphopantothenoylcysteine decarboxylase/phosphopantothenate--cysteine ligase CoaBC, translating into MPSYRPLEGKNILLGITGGIAAYKAGDYARRLMELGARILPVMTANAARFITPLTISALTGEMVHSDLFDLERSGPIRHISLAREADVFMVLPATADILAKASSGLADDLLSTLILSFKGPVLFFPSMNPAMYENPITKRNLESLRAAGHIVVEPEVGKTACGEEGRGRLPGWSVVKEVVMKALTPQSLKGRTVLVTAGPTREPIDPVRYISNRSSGRMGFDMARVAYRRGARVVLIHGPVCISAPYGIESYPVETAQEMSVAVVNFSGNVDIVVMAAAVADYTPIEKADRKLKKVAENININLKKTTDILMELIKNKRHNQIVVGFCAETHDLEKEAVQKMLRKQPDLLVANDVSRKDSGFDAATNKVLIVSRDLKVEDIPLLDKEAVAEKIWDKIEGIALPALSDAPS; encoded by the coding sequence GTGCCTTCATACAGACCCCTTGAGGGCAAAAATATCCTCCTGGGCATAACTGGCGGGATTGCGGCATACAAGGCAGGGGATTATGCAAGGCGTCTGATGGAGCTCGGGGCGAGGATCCTGCCGGTCATGACGGCGAATGCCGCTAGGTTTATAACCCCACTTACCATCTCCGCCCTTACCGGCGAAATGGTCCATTCGGACTTGTTTGACCTCGAACGGTCCGGTCCAATCAGGCATATCAGTCTTGCGCGAGAGGCGGATGTCTTTATGGTGCTGCCAGCGACTGCAGACATCCTTGCAAAGGCCTCGTCAGGGCTGGCTGATGACCTCCTTTCAACCCTTATCCTTTCCTTCAAAGGACCTGTGCTCTTCTTCCCGTCCATGAACCCTGCAATGTATGAAAATCCAATAACTAAACGCAACCTGGAGTCTCTTCGCGCAGCTGGACATATCGTTGTCGAACCTGAAGTCGGTAAGACGGCATGTGGTGAGGAGGGAAGGGGGAGGCTTCCGGGTTGGTCTGTTGTAAAAGAGGTTGTCATGAAGGCGTTGACGCCGCAAAGCCTCAAGGGGCGGACCGTCCTTGTCACGGCAGGCCCTACAAGGGAGCCGATAGATCCTGTACGCTATATTTCAAACAGGTCTTCAGGCCGCATGGGTTTTGATATGGCAAGGGTGGCATACAGACGCGGGGCACGGGTTGTCTTGATACACGGGCCTGTTTGCATATCTGCACCGTACGGGATCGAGTCTTATCCTGTAGAGACCGCGCAGGAGATGTCGGTTGCAGTCGTAAATTTTTCGGGTAACGTCGATATTGTAGTCATGGCTGCCGCCGTGGCCGACTATACGCCTATTGAAAAGGCCGATCGGAAGCTCAAAAAGGTTGCTGAAAACATAAATATCAACCTGAAAAAGACAACGGATATCCTCATGGAATTGATAAAAAACAAGAGGCATAATCAGATTGTTGTAGGTTTTTGCGCCGAGACGCATGACCTTGAGAAAGAAGCTGTCCAGAAGATGCTTCGCAAACAGCCTGACCTCCTTGTTGCAAATGACGTATCGAGAAAAGATTCGGGTTTTGACGCCGCGACAAACAAGGTCTTGATTGTTTCAAGGGATCTGAAGGTCGAGGATATCCCCCTTCTTGACAAGGAGGCTGTAGCGGAAAAGATATGGGATAAGATAGAGGGCATAGCGTTACCTGCTTTATCTGATGCACCGTCTTGA
- a CDS encoding Nif3-like dinuclear metal center hexameric protein has product MDLSPSAREIWQALLDWAPSELSESWDNIGIQSGDPEARVKRIVVALDPTFALLEEARCRGAQMVITHHPLIFGPLRSLDLSQQIPRLLAGYLRSGIVLCTAHTNLDAAIGGVSDLVADFLGLVGARPIACRHVYDDNVTGLGRIGRLEKARSLSEVASDVLRFTSAPGCFIVGDPRRVIEKTAICCGSGSDLWPFVIDSGAELFISAEIKHHIARDAEERGIAIIDAGHFYTEHPIVFEIVRFLKRKADQMKWDIELFVFEGERSPFVYYQP; this is encoded by the coding sequence GTGGACTTATCACCTTCTGCCCGTGAAATATGGCAAGCCCTTTTAGATTGGGCGCCTTCAGAGCTTTCTGAATCCTGGGATAACATCGGAATACAGAGCGGCGATCCTGAGGCAAGGGTCAAACGCATTGTTGTGGCCCTGGATCCGACCTTCGCCCTTCTTGAAGAGGCGAGATGCAGGGGGGCCCAAATGGTCATAACGCATCACCCCTTGATCTTTGGCCCGCTTCGATCCTTAGACCTTTCACAGCAAATACCCCGCCTTTTGGCGGGGTATTTGCGTTCAGGCATAGTTTTGTGTACCGCCCATACAAATTTGGATGCGGCGATAGGCGGGGTAAGCGATCTTGTAGCCGATTTTTTGGGATTGGTTGGGGCGAGGCCGATTGCATGCCGTCATGTATATGACGACAATGTTACGGGCCTTGGAAGGATAGGGAGACTAGAAAAGGCAAGGTCATTGTCTGAGGTTGCCTCCGATGTTTTAAGATTTACATCGGCGCCAGGTTGCTTTATAGTCGGCGATCCAAGGCGGGTTATAGAAAAAACGGCCATATGTTGCGGTTCAGGTTCAGATCTTTGGCCATTTGTTATTGATTCAGGGGCCGAGCTATTCATAAGCGCCGAGATCAAGCACCATATTGCGAGAGATGCAGAGGAGCGAGGCATTGCAATAATAGATGCCGGACATTTTTACACCGAACACCCTATTGTATTTGAAATAGTGCGTTTTTTGAAGCGAAAAGCCGACCAAATGAAATGGGATATCGAATTATTTGTTTTTGAGGGCGAGAGGTCGCCTTTTGTTTATTATCAGCCGTAG
- a CDS encoding zinc ribbon domain-containing protein, with product MRAELEPLLKLQEIDLKIKDLEAKKAEAPKRLEALRCNLAAREAELAQLTAELSEIKKRKIDIEDELEIETGRLNKSQQKLSSIKTNREYQALLKEIEEIKKANKTREDEIVATMEELEKINISIKEKEAEINAMQKEVEVENLHLNQVENEINGQLYTMMEQRDAIAKDARQDLLSRYNFLRDKRGGVVIVSVTGAVCNGCHMNLPPQLFNELLRDEKIHYCPTCQRLIYAKTNDKNGD from the coding sequence TTGAGAGCCGAACTTGAACCACTTTTAAAACTTCAAGAAATTGATCTGAAAATAAAGGACTTGGAAGCCAAAAAGGCTGAGGCACCGAAAAGGCTTGAGGCCTTGAGATGCAATCTGGCTGCAAGGGAGGCTGAGCTGGCACAGCTTACAGCGGAGCTTTCCGAGATAAAGAAGCGGAAGATCGACATAGAAGATGAATTGGAGATTGAGACGGGACGTCTTAATAAGTCTCAGCAAAAATTGAGCTCTATCAAGACCAACCGTGAATATCAGGCGCTTCTCAAGGAGATCGAAGAGATCAAGAAGGCTAACAAGACAAGGGAAGACGAGATAGTAGCCACCATGGAAGAGCTTGAGAAGATCAATATCAGCATAAAGGAAAAGGAGGCAGAAATCAATGCCATGCAAAAAGAGGTGGAGGTGGAAAATCTCCACCTAAACCAGGTTGAGAACGAAATCAATGGACAATTATACACCATGATGGAGCAAAGAGACGCTATAGCAAAAGATGCCAGGCAGGACCTCCTTTCCAGATATAATTTTTTAAGAGATAAAAGAGGCGGCGTTGTCATTGTGTCTGTTACAGGCGCCGTATGCAACGGTTGTCATATGAACCTACCCCCTCAGCTCTTCAACGAGCTTCTAAGGGATGAAAAGATCCATTATTGCCCCACTTGCCAGCGTTTGATATATGCAAAAACTAATGATAAAAATGGCGACTAG
- the panB gene encoding 3-methyl-2-oxobutanoate hydroxymethyltransferase — MTSSSLKAAEVSGNNILRPLTIPDLKKKAASGEKIAMLTAYDCPFAGFVDEAGADIVLVGDSLGMVVLGYDSTVPVTMDEMLHHAKAVRRGVKRALLVADMPFLSYQISEEEAIKNAGRFLKEAGCHGVKIEGGLDMAGVIRRVVKAGIPVMGHIGLTPQTVTALGGYKVQGKDVESAKRLIEDALAVEEAGAFAIVLECIPTGLAGLITEKLSIPTIGIGAGPLCSGQVLVINDILGLFDRFIPRFVKQYANLAPQIRQALKNYVEEVREGRFPLEENSF, encoded by the coding sequence ATGACATCATCCTCCCTTAAAGCTGCTGAAGTGTCGGGCAATAACATCCTTAGGCCATTGACTATACCTGATCTCAAAAAAAAGGCCGCTTCGGGGGAAAAGATCGCCATGCTTACGGCCTATGATTGCCCCTTTGCCGGATTTGTAGATGAAGCCGGTGCCGATATAGTCCTTGTGGGTGATTCCCTTGGGATGGTGGTCCTTGGTTACGATTCCACTGTGCCGGTTACGATGGATGAGATGCTTCACCATGCCAAGGCGGTAAGAAGGGGGGTCAAGAGGGCGCTTCTTGTTGCAGACATGCCCTTCCTTTCCTATCAGATCTCTGAAGAGGAGGCTATAAAGAATGCCGGTAGGTTTTTAAAAGAAGCTGGATGTCATGGTGTAAAGATTGAAGGTGGTCTTGATATGGCCGGTGTTATAAGGCGTGTGGTAAAGGCCGGCATCCCGGTTATGGGGCATATAGGTCTGACCCCACAGACCGTTACTGCACTTGGCGGTTACAAGGTCCAGGGAAAAGACGTCGAATCAGCCAAGAGGCTCATTGAAGACGCGTTGGCCGTAGAAGAGGCCGGTGCCTTTGCGATAGTGCTTGAGTGCATCCCGACAGGACTTGCAGGTCTTATTACGGAGAAGCTCTCGATCCCTACGATAGGCATAGGTGCAGGTCCGTTATGCAGCGGGCAGGTGCTTGTAATAAATGATATTCTGGGGCTTTTTGATCGTTTCATCCCACGTTTTGTAAAACAGTATGCGAACCTTGCCCCGCAGATCAGGCAGGCATTAAAAAATTATGTTGAGGAGGTCAGAGAGGGACGTTTTCCTCTTGAGGAAAACAGTTTTTAA
- a CDS encoding TetR/AcrR family transcriptional regulator has translation MTRKEAIIAAAITLFAQKGYAATTSEIAKAAGVAEGTIFHHFINKKGIIVQIFKNVLDAYITGMNASAKGAATGFDALSRTIAFHFRFLDGHSREFKIIARDCPYHLMDTDSAFRAEISKSFQKLNEFFKDCLDRGQKDGLIRPMPTKDMAFVLLGILNGIGRQRLFLPFETVDAQPLVMDLLKYGICNAGTRDSL, from the coding sequence TTGACGCGCAAGGAGGCGATCATTGCAGCCGCAATAACCCTTTTTGCCCAAAAGGGCTACGCCGCCACCACTTCCGAGATAGCAAAGGCGGCAGGTGTGGCTGAAGGTACTATTTTTCATCACTTCATCAACAAGAAAGGCATTATCGTCCAGATATTTAAAAATGTGCTTGACGCCTACATAACCGGGATGAATGCATCGGCCAAAGGGGCAGCAACAGGGTTTGATGCCTTAAGTCGTACAATTGCCTTTCATTTCAGGTTCTTAGATGGACATTCTCGTGAGTTCAAGATCATAGCGAGGGATTGTCCATATCACTTGATGGATACAGATTCTGCCTTTCGTGCCGAAATTTCTAAAAGTTTTCAGAAATTAAACGAGTTCTTTAAAGATTGTCTTGATCGCGGCCAGAAAGATGGTTTAATACGCCCGATGCCGACTAAAGATATGGCCTTTGTCTTGCTCGGCATATTAAATGGCATCGGGCGCCAGAGACTCTTTTTGCCGTTTGAGACTGTAGATGCCCAGCCGTTGGTCATGGATCTTTTAAAATACGGTATTTGTAATGCCGGCACAAGGGATAGCCTATGA
- a CDS encoding TolC family protein — protein MRPMRITYYIGSLGIAVVVICLWFLCSPVIGAAIDRDPVQILSLRDAIKYGIQHNLDIKAEEMNIPIGKKGVVINKSAFDPLFSASISSKDQKAPASTIMTPEDFSIYRDVKATVGLQKRFLTGLESSLSVSSLKSMNNSSIDALRPQYYNVVVLDLTQPLLKDFGVGVNSAHIRISEKQLLQAADIYLDKAVRISGQIENAYYNLALAEEILACKLESRRLAQELLDANKEKFKAGLVPITEIEEAETAVASRDEEVIQARAQTETAVNNLLDLLGCHSYSDDPICKKTIKVQALSVQDKDLPRLDDSLTLALRRRPDLEAQRLAVESSDIKLKYYRNQRLPRLDLEATLGINGLSGGDRPVHFVGNDYASPLVGDYWDSVKDMTQDRQWYVGIRLSYPIGNRGPEARYRQADLEKMQAIYRLKRLEDTSETEVKNAFIASKRALERIKVAEHFENLAQITLSQEMERLKEGLSDTFHILKYQNDVIAAKIKKITAIADFNKGLASLYSATGTNLERYGIVAEIPGDTNQDEKQQLRFPLVDSK, from the coding sequence ATGAGACCTATGAGAATCACTTATTATATTGGTTCGTTGGGTATTGCAGTTGTGGTAATATGTTTATGGTTTCTGTGTTCGCCAGTCATCGGTGCCGCAATTGATAGGGATCCAGTTCAGATTTTGAGCTTAAGAGATGCCATTAAATACGGCATCCAACATAATCTGGATATCAAGGCGGAAGAGATGAACATACCGATAGGCAAAAAGGGTGTCGTTATAAATAAATCGGCATTTGACCCACTCTTTAGCGCATCAATAAGCTCCAAAGACCAGAAGGCGCCGGCTTCAACCATAATGACGCCTGAAGACTTTAGTATCTATCGCGATGTAAAGGCTACGGTAGGACTTCAAAAGCGTTTTTTGACAGGTCTTGAATCAAGCCTTTCCGTCTCTTCGTTAAAATCCATGAATAATTCATCTATAGACGCCCTCAGGCCACAGTATTACAACGTAGTTGTCCTTGATCTGACCCAGCCACTTTTGAAGGATTTCGGGGTTGGTGTCAATTCGGCACATATCAGGATAAGTGAAAAACAGCTCCTGCAGGCGGCTGATATCTATTTGGACAAGGCAGTACGTATAAGCGGGCAGATAGAGAATGCCTATTACAACCTGGCCTTGGCTGAGGAGATACTTGCCTGCAAGTTGGAGTCAAGGCGCTTGGCGCAAGAGCTTCTCGACGCAAACAAAGAGAAGTTCAAGGCCGGGCTTGTGCCGATTACAGAGATCGAGGAGGCGGAGACGGCAGTTGCTTCAAGAGATGAGGAGGTGATTCAGGCGAGGGCTCAGACGGAAACAGCTGTCAATAACCTGCTGGATCTTCTTGGCTGTCATTCATATTCAGATGACCCGATATGTAAAAAGACGATTAAGGTGCAGGCGCTTTCAGTGCAGGACAAGGATCTGCCGCGGCTTGATGATTCCCTGACCCTAGCACTGAGACGTCGTCCTGACCTTGAGGCCCAGAGGCTGGCTGTTGAGAGCAGTGATATCAAACTTAAATATTACAGGAATCAGAGGTTGCCAAGGCTGGATTTGGAGGCAACCCTTGGCATAAACGGCCTTTCAGGCGGGGACAGACCCGTTCATTTTGTTGGGAACGACTATGCCAGTCCGCTTGTTGGTGATTACTGGGATTCTGTAAAAGACATGACACAGGACAGGCAGTGGTATGTAGGTATACGTCTTTCATATCCGATCGGCAATAGGGGCCCGGAGGCCAGGTATAGACAGGCGGACCTGGAAAAGATGCAGGCGATATATCGCCTGAAGCGCCTTGAAGATACATCTGAAACAGAGGTAAAAAATGCCTTTATTGCATCAAAAAGGGCGCTTGAACGTATAAAAGTGGCAGAGCATTTTGAAAATCTGGCACAGATTACACTTTCTCAGGAGATGGAGCGCCTAAAAGAGGGTCTTTCCGATACATTTCATATACTTAAGTATCAAAATGACGTCATAGCTGCAAAGATCAAAAAGATCACTGCAATTGCTGATTTCAACAAAGGTCTTGCCTCCCTCTACAGCGCAACAGGGACAAATCTGGAACGATATGGAATAGTTGCAGAAATCCCTGGAGATACAAACCAGGATGAGAAGCAACAATTAAGATTCCCTTTGGTGGATTCTAAATAA
- a CDS encoding bacteriohemerythrin, whose amino-acid sequence MKQHIRSVYSIRFLIPALVAIMFIATIVTISVNLFLMSVHKHDAAAITLGERERVLSQRMTKDVYLFMLKGNQDALDDLKDASSSFDGYLKALKDGDNDLGLSPATDEKLISELNKLEDIWRPFYSNVKVIMESQKGSPEMGAALRYIDEHNVELLEQSYLVVKALEDLSHLKDTYAKIFQYITLAGGVCFIIIVSFFTKRLIITPLERALGAIREAGYGRFERVLPPVGPREVRELCTAFDSLSSGMIGQFSTLNAQNSVIEKVKGSIKASNNNILKYGDEIEAIAEDVASAATQSMENLDTVATATKDMSTATNEIARSVAVTAQKTNDAQSQTAAAAKSIGRLSESSEKIGAIIQVINNIASQTNLLALNATIEAARAGEAGKGFAVVANEVKELAKQTAGATEEITHMIHAIQSDTTEAVKAVEEITQAVSEVNDLANTIASATEEQTATVSEITRNIDQAAEGARRVKNHADNLLDHISNFASIRRTLGLGEDAMAAVVSDITILMAQVSVNTEIMDRLLEYTPDVSRVKNIIYQHMQWKEKVIGGIIEAVPPEVETDPHRCGLGRFLEVYQPDSPAIKELISRLIPVHERLHRSAIEVQKRIASGQIDSLMEYFETEADPLFKQTMEYLYRWMGILEGEGRDSRVDDIGHGLVHKSVKEDMHWNMMSKKTSSSYSSEHITKRAATGEKGSGKSNEFFSWGPNLSVGIKSIDEQHKKLVRMVNAIHDVVKSGKGKEVTGKILNELVEYTAYHFKTEEDYFQKYSYPETKEHMAIHASLVKKVLDFKDKFDRGAAMLDFELLNFLKNWLVDHIGVTDKKYGPFLTGKGVK is encoded by the coding sequence ATGAAACAACACATCCGTTCCGTCTATTCCATCCGCTTCCTTATCCCGGCCCTGGTTGCAATAATGTTCATTGCAACCATTGTCACCATATCTGTCAATCTCTTCCTAATGTCTGTGCATAAACATGACGCTGCCGCCATAACTCTGGGCGAGAGGGAGAGGGTGCTGAGCCAAAGGATGACCAAAGACGTCTATCTCTTTATGCTGAAAGGGAATCAGGATGCCCTTGATGACCTGAAAGATGCCTCCTCGTCCTTTGATGGCTATCTCAAGGCATTAAAAGATGGCGACAATGACCTGGGTCTTTCCCCTGCCACCGATGAAAAACTCATCTCTGAACTGAACAAGCTCGAAGACATCTGGAGGCCTTTTTATTCAAACGTGAAGGTCATCATGGAGTCGCAGAAAGGCTCACCGGAGATGGGTGCGGCCCTGCGGTACATAGATGAACACAATGTCGAACTCCTGGAGCAGTCATATCTGGTGGTAAAGGCCCTCGAAGACCTCTCTCACCTCAAAGATACCTACGCCAAGATATTCCAATACATCACGCTGGCAGGCGGTGTCTGTTTCATAATCATCGTCAGCTTCTTTACAAAGAGACTCATCATAACCCCGCTTGAGAGGGCCCTGGGCGCCATCAGAGAGGCTGGATATGGGAGATTTGAAAGGGTGCTTCCTCCGGTCGGGCCACGTGAGGTAAGGGAACTGTGTACGGCCTTCGACTCCCTTTCTTCAGGCATGATAGGGCAGTTTTCCACGTTGAATGCACAGAACTCCGTCATAGAGAAGGTCAAGGGGTCCATAAAGGCATCAAACAACAACATCTTGAAATACGGCGATGAGATAGAGGCAATAGCCGAGGATGTGGCCTCAGCCGCCACCCAATCCATGGAGAACCTCGACACAGTGGCCACGGCCACAAAGGACATGTCCACCGCCACAAACGAGATCGCCCGCAGCGTCGCTGTCACGGCTCAAAAAACCAACGACGCCCAGTCGCAGACTGCTGCGGCGGCAAAATCTATAGGAAGGCTCTCAGAGAGTTCAGAAAAGATAGGCGCCATCATACAGGTGATAAACAACATCGCATCCCAGACCAACCTTCTTGCACTCAACGCCACCATAGAGGCAGCCCGTGCCGGCGAGGCGGGCAAGGGCTTTGCCGTAGTAGCCAACGAGGTCAAGGAGCTTGCCAAACAGACAGCAGGCGCCACTGAAGAGATCACCCATATGATCCATGCCATTCAATCAGACACCACAGAGGCCGTAAAGGCGGTGGAGGAGATCACTCAGGCCGTATCAGAGGTAAATGACCTTGCAAACACCATTGCAAGCGCCACTGAGGAGCAGACAGCGACCGTCTCCGAGATCACGCGCAATATAGACCAAGCCGCCGAGGGCGCAAGGCGTGTGAAGAACCATGCCGACAACCTGCTCGATCACATATCGAACTTCGCATCCATCCGCAGGACATTGGGGCTCGGCGAGGACGCCATGGCCGCAGTGGTATCGGATATCACCATCCTCATGGCCCAGGTCTCGGTCAATACAGAGATCATGGACCGCCTGCTCGAATATACGCCCGACGTCTCCAGGGTCAAGAACATCATATACCAACATATGCAGTGGAAGGAAAAGGTGATAGGCGGCATCATAGAGGCCGTCCCGCCTGAGGTCGAGACAGACCCGCACCGCTGCGGCCTTGGAAGGTTTTTAGAGGTCTATCAGCCAGATTCCCCGGCCATAAAGGAGCTGATTTCAAGGCTTATACCGGTACATGAAAGGCTTCACAGGTCAGCGATAGAGGTACAAAAACGCATCGCCTCAGGGCAAATCGACTCGCTGATGGAGTATTTTGAAACTGAGGCTGACCCGCTTTTTAAACAGACGATGGAGTATCTGTATAGGTGGATGGGGATCCTGGAGGGTGAGGGCCGTGATTCAAGGGTTGATGATATCGGACATGGGTTGGTTCATAAATCAGTCAAGGAAGATATGCACTGGAATATGATGTCAAAAAAGACATCTTCTTCATATTCGAGCGAACATATTACAAAGAGGGCGGCGACAGGGGAAAAGGGCAGCGGGAAGTCTAATGAATTTTTTTCATGGGGGCCCAATCTGAGTGTCGGAATAAAATCGATCGATGAGCAGCACAAAAAGCTGGTAAGGATGGTAAATGCCATTCACGATGTGGTCAAAAGTGGCAAGGGCAAGGAGGTCACCGGAAAGATATTGAATGAACTCGTGGAATATACTGCATATCATTTCAAGACGGAAGAAGACTATTTTCAGAAATACAGCTATCCAGAGACCAAAGAACACATGGCGATACATGCAAGTTTGGTAAAAAAGGTCCTGGATTTCAAAGATAAGTTTGACAGGGGCGCTGCGATGTTGGATTTCGAACTCTTGAATTTCCTTAAAAATTGGCTTGTGGACCATATTGGCGTAACCGACAAGAAATATGGGCCGTTTTTGACCGGCAAGGGGGTCAAATAG
- a CDS encoding serine/threonine protein kinase — translation MSEDVRQLIKDLRPNLSIGRFGRIFTDTTEYMEISYGDVIALGGLHYLVLRDEAERSFGIEDPKYWVKRCTVLETGDRRILKLVFHESFPLQLGKLVVKCYRSPEKEARILALVRGDRRFMQGITIKDERGNPVRIIDIIRGKRLDETVADIEADHRTYFFEFFPEILEKFMGACEAIEFLHSKGEKHGDIRRDHLWIESGTGHYRWIDFDYTYDFHENPFGLDIFGLGSIFIFLAGKGIYNLQAIEGLGRIEARLVPGDFSLLYPNRLVNLKKVFPYIPDELNRVCMHFSSDVEVFYESVDEFLRELDICKRVFTKKV, via the coding sequence ATGTCGGAAGACGTCCGGCAGCTCATCAAAGACCTCAGGCCCAACCTCTCTATCGGTAGATTCGGCAGGATCTTCACCGACACAACCGAGTATATGGAGATTTCATATGGTGATGTAATCGCCTTGGGCGGGCTCCATTATCTTGTACTGAGAGATGAGGCCGAGAGAAGCTTCGGTATAGAAGACCCGAAATACTGGGTCAAGCGTTGCACAGTGCTTGAGACAGGCGACCGTCGTATTTTAAAACTCGTATTTCATGAGAGCTTTCCGCTTCAGCTCGGCAAACTCGTTGTCAAGTGCTATCGCAGCCCTGAAAAAGAGGCGCGAATCCTTGCACTCGTCCGTGGAGACAGGCGTTTCATGCAGGGGATTACTATAAAAGATGAAAGAGGTAATCCGGTCAGGATAATCGACATAATCAGAGGCAAGAGGCTTGATGAGACGGTAGCGGATATCGAGGCTGACCATAGGACATATTTCTTTGAGTTCTTTCCCGAAATCCTCGAGAAGTTCATGGGGGCATGCGAGGCGATAGAGTTTTTACACTCAAAAGGCGAAAAACACGGCGACATAAGAAGAGACCATCTGTGGATTGAGAGCGGCACAGGGCATTATCGTTGGATAGACTTTGACTACACATATGATTTTCACGAGAACCCATTTGGTCTTGATATCTTCGGGCTTGGGAGTATTTTCATTTTTTTGGCTGGCAAGGGCATATATAATCTGCAGGCGATAGAGGGTCTCGGACGGATTGAGGCCAGACTTGTCCCCGGGGACTTTTCATTACTTTATCCGAACAGGCTTGTAAATCTTAAAAAGGTGTTTCCTTATATACCAGATGAATTGAATAGGGTCTGTATGCACTTTTCAAGCGATGTTGAGGTCTTTTATGAGAGTGTCGATGAGTTTCTCAGAGAACTCGATATCTGCAAAAGGGTATTTACGAAAAAGGTATAA
- a CDS encoding universal stress protein, producing the protein MDFKKILIAVDASENARRAVEYTGEIVGNAKGFEIMLLHIARPPERDTFPDEQVWEAKRLEMMAKIMDFFKEARHILESMGVANESISERYVESTGPSISHQILAEQEACGFGTVVVGRRGVSKEEEFLFGSVSNRVVHYAKKCTVWVVE; encoded by the coding sequence ATGGATTTTAAAAAGATATTGATAGCCGTCGATGCCTCAGAAAATGCACGGCGGGCGGTCGAATATACAGGCGAGATCGTAGGAAATGCAAAGGGCTTTGAGATAATGTTGCTTCATATAGCAAGGCCGCCGGAGCGTGACACCTTTCCTGATGAGCAGGTCTGGGAGGCCAAGCGTCTTGAGATGATGGCAAAAATAATGGATTTTTTTAAGGAGGCGAGGCATATCCTTGAATCAATGGGCGTGGCCAATGAGTCGATTTCCGAGCGTTATGTCGAATCTACGGGCCCAAGTATATCTCATCAAATTTTGGCCGAACAGGAAGCGTGTGGTTTTGGCACGGTCGTAGTCGGAAGGAGGGGGGTTTCGAAGGAAGAGGAATTTCTGTTCGGCAGCGTGTCGAATAGGGTAGTTCATTATGCCAAAAAATGTACCGTATGGGTGGTGGAGTAA